CACCAGCGGCCGTACCTCGCCTTCGCCTCGGCCTGGGCGAGCCGCTCGGCGGCGATCTGGCGCCTGAAGGGAGGGAGCCGTTCCAGCTCCTCCGGCTCTCCCACCGAGGCCAGCAGGTCGGGATTCCAGAGAAGGCGCCCGTCCGGCGCCAAGGCGCCCGCGGCGAACTCGGGCTGGTACGGATGGTGGAGCTTCCGGGCCAGCGCGACGCGGAGCGGGGCCCGGAGCGAGCGTGCCACCTCGGCGCCCACCACCACGCCGCCGCGGGGCAGGGCGACCACGAAGTCGACCTCCCAGCCACGCTGCAGGCAGGCCTCGGCCAGCCGGCGCCCGGCCTGGCGGCGGTCTTCGAACGGGACAGGCGGCGCGGCCAGGAGTTCATCCCCTCCTCCATCATGACACAGCCCTCCGCGAGCGGCGCCGATCCGGGGAGTGCGGATGCGCCCGGCACCGCCCGGGCCGGGCGGGAACGGGACCGCTTCCTTGACCCGCCGGTCGCGCTCTGATATCCATGAGAGGACAATCGAGTTACGCCGGTTCGCCTGATCGCCGAATCCCCGGAGACGGGGAGCGGGGGACCCAAGTTCGTGGGGCCAATCGGTTCCGGCAGGAACCGTAGGGCCAGACTCTTCCGGCCCGAGCCCGTCAGCTAACCTCGCAGGCGTGGGGAGAGGAGGCGGCCGGGCGCGCTGCGTGCGCGACCCAGGACCCCTCCTGGGCTTTTTTCATGCCCTCAGGACCGGCCTCGAGATCCGCCGGAAGGGGGGATCGTCGTGCGCAGCCCGCAGAACGAGCCGCGCTTCCTCGTGGTGGGCGCGGGAGGCGGGGGGTTGGCCATGGCCGGCCACCTCGCCCTGCTCGGCCACCCGGTCATGCTCCTCAACCGCAGTCCCGAAAAGACCGCCGCCGTCGCCGAGCGCGGTGGCATCGAGCTCGAGGGCGCGCTGGAGGGCTTCGGTCGCCTCCTGGGGGCCGGGACGGATCCGGCATCGCTCCTGGAGGCCGCCGATGTGGTGGTGGTGGTGGTACCGGCCCACGCCCACCGCGACGTCGCCACCTGGCTGGCTCCCCATCTCCGACCGGGCCATAAGATCCTTCTCCACCCGGGTCGGACGCTGGGTGCCCTCGAGTTCTCGCAGGCGCTCCACCGGGCCGGGGCGCCCTCGAATCTCCTGGTCGCCGAGGCGCAGACGCTGCTCTACGCCAGCCGGGTGTCCGGCCCCGCGCGCGTCCGCGTCTTCCAGGTCAAGCGGGAGGTGCCCCTGGCGGCCATCCCGGCCTGGCGGACGGAGGAAGTGCTCCGCCCGCTGGCGCGGGCCCTGCCCCAGTTCGTGGCCGCCCCCGACGTGCTCACCACCTCTCTCGGCAACATCGGCGCCATCTTCCACCCGGCGCCGACCCTGCTCAACATGGCCCGGATCGAGGCGGGAGAGCTCTTCGAGTACTACCGCCAGGGCATCTCGCCGGCGGTGGCGCGGGTTCTGGAGGCTCTGGACGAGGAGCGGCTGGCCGTGGGCCGCGCGTTGGGCGTGCCCGTGCAGAGCGCCCGGGGGTGGCTGGAGGAGGCGTACGGCGCCGCCGGGGAGGACCTGTACGCGGCCATCCAGAGCAACCCCGCCTATGAGGGGATCGTTTCGCCGAGCACGCTGGCCAACCGCTATCTCTACGAGGACGTGCCGACGGGTCTCGTACCGATGGCCTCGCTGGGACGGTCGCTGGGGGTCTGCACGCCCCTGATGGACGCGCTGATCGGGCTCGCCTCCCGCGTGGTCGGGACCGATCTCCGGGCGCGCGGCCGCACGTTGGAGAACCTGGGCTTCGACGGCTTCAGCGGCGAGCAGCTGATCCGTTACGTCCGCGAAGGAGGGGTCCGCTCATGGCGTCCCATGCCGGTCTGAAGCAGCCGCTGGTGATGGCGGGTGCCGTCGGCGACTGCGTCCACGTGGTGGGCGTCAGCCGCTTCCTGCGCCTCGCCGGGGAGGCGGGCTACCGCACGATCTTCCTCGGCCCCGCCGTCGATCCGGTCGACTTCGCCCGCGCCGTCGAGCGCGAGCGCCCCGACCTGGTCGGCGTCAGCTACCGGTTGACGCCGGAGGCGGCGGGGAGGGTGCTGGAACTCTTCGGTCGCGAACTGGAAGCGCGCCTGGCCAAG
The nucleotide sequence above comes from Bacillota bacterium. Encoded proteins:
- a CDS encoding NAD/NADP octopine/nopaline dehydrogenase family protein, translated to MRSPQNEPRFLVVGAGGGGLAMAGHLALLGHPVMLLNRSPEKTAAVAERGGIELEGALEGFGRLLGAGTDPASLLEAADVVVVVVPAHAHRDVATWLAPHLRPGHKILLHPGRTLGALEFSQALHRAGAPSNLLVAEAQTLLYASRVSGPARVRVFQVKREVPLAAIPAWRTEEVLRPLARALPQFVAAPDVLTTSLGNIGAIFHPAPTLLNMARIEAGELFEYYRQGISPAVARVLEALDEERLAVGRALGVPVQSARGWLEEAYGAAGEDLYAAIQSNPAYEGIVSPSTLANRYLYEDVPTGLVPMASLGRSLGVCTPLMDALIGLASRVVGTDLRARGRTLENLGFDGFSGEQLIRYVREGGVRSWRPMPV
- a CDS encoding phosphoribosyltransferase family protein, coding for MAAPPVPFEDRRQAGRRLAEACLQRGWEVDFVVALPRGGVVVGAEVARSLRAPLRVALARKLHHPYQPEFAAGALAPDGRLLWNPDLLASVGEPEELERLPPFRRQIAAERLAQAEAKARYGRWCLDPEEARAHRLLLVDDGLVTGLTLEAALLWLVALEPAWTGVGVPVAERLAARRLARFLPQGMEALLALAPLSPLGALGASYRRFAAVPDEEVLALLEEAGRG